The following coding sequences are from one Diabrotica virgifera virgifera chromosome 2, PGI_DIABVI_V3a window:
- the LOC114328828 gene encoding uncharacterized protein LOC114328828: protein MSKAYDLDPAAVKVIEAKAQRRADLRQQFLKLKSNPFIHATGEGGAVFDPAMLRYQALQVSGVDHFKANRKTGFYGLVFFCLPLAGYFYAMYSTKWNQEAKLRRGEVAYKDRNFKFI from the exons ATGTCGAAAGCATACGATTTAGATCCTGCTGCCGTTAAAGTTATAGAAGCAAAAGCCCAAAGAAGGGCAGATTTGCGACAACAattcttaaaattaaaatctAATCCTTTTATCCATGCAACGGGAGAGGGTGGAGCAGTG TTTGATCCTGCCATGCTAAGGTATCAAGCTCTGCAGGTCAGTGGTGTGGATCACTTCAAAGCAAACAGGAAAACTGGTTTCTATGGTTTAGTATTCTTTTGCTTACCCTTAGCAGGATATTTCTATGCCATGTATAGCACTAAGTGGAATcaagaagcaaaattaagaagaggTGAAGTAGCATATAAAGACcgtaacttcaaatttatttAA